The genomic DNA CGAGAAGGCGATCAGCACGATTCGTCGTTGACCTGCGATCGGCCTGCCGTCACTCCGCCGAAGCGCCCGCGCCCGCTCGGGCCGCCCGCATGGCGCTGATCTCGCGCTCGAAATCCTCGGCCGAGGTGAACGACCGGTAGACCGAGGCGAAGCGCAGATAGGCCACCTCGTCGAGATCGCGCAGCGGACCGAGGATGGCCAGGCCGACCTCGTGGCTGGGAACCTCCGGCGAGCCCTTCGCGCGGACCGCGTCCTCGACTTTCTGGGCCAGCAGGTTCAGCGCGTCGTCGTCGACCTCCCTGCCCTGGCAGGCGCGGCGCACGCCACGAATGACCTTCTCGCGGCTGAACGGCTCGGTGACGCCGCTGCGCTTGACCACCGAGAGTATGGCGGTCTCGACGGTGGTGAACCGGCGCCCACAGGTGGGACAGGAACGCCGCCTGCGGATCGCCGCACCTTCCTCGGCTTCGCGCGAGTCGACGACCCGGGAGTCGGGGTGTCGGCAGTACGGGCAGTGCAT from Nocardia higoensis includes the following:
- the nrdR gene encoding transcriptional regulator NrdR, with the protein product MHCPYCRHPDSRVVDSREAEEGAAIRRRRSCPTCGRRFTTVETAILSVVKRSGVTEPFSREKVIRGVRRACQGREVDDDALNLLAQKVEDAVRAKGSPEVPSHEVGLAILGPLRDLDEVAYLRFASVYRSFTSAEDFEREISAMRAARAGAGASAE